ATCACTGCAGTGGTCAAGCCTTTCACCGTGATCTACATCATGGAGGCGCTTGAAGAAATCGGCGTGTGCGGTATCACCGTCACGGATGCGCAGGGCCGCGGCCGCCAGGGCGGCAACGTGGAGTACTACCGCGGCGCGAAGTACTCCTCGCCGTTCGTGGCCAAGGCCAAGGTTGAAGTGCTCGTGACAGACGAGCAGGTTGACGTGGCCGTCGATACGCTCGTGAAAAGCGCTTATACCGGCGAGGTCGGCGACGGCAAGGTGTGGGTCACCTCGATCGACAACGTCGTGCGCGTGCGCACTGGTGAGAAGGACGATCAAGCCATCTAAGGGTGGGCGGAAAGTTCTGCATCACGGGGATACGCGCTAGGCTGTAACGAGCCAATCGCCGTATCTCACCTTTAAAGGAGCGTGCACCTCAGTGTTTGAGTCGCTGTCCGACCGCCTACAAACTGCCCTCGGCGGCCTGCGCGGTAAGGGCAAGCTGACCGAGGCAGACATCAACAACACCGCCCGTGAGATCCGCCTCGCGCTGCTCGAGGCCGATGTTTCCCTCACCGTGGTGCGCGCCTTTATTAAACGAGTCAAGGAGCGCTCCCTCGGCGCCGATGTCTCCGAGGCGCTCAACCCGGCGCAGCAAGTCATCAAAATCGTCGACGAGGAGCTCACCAACATCCTCGGCGGCGAGACCCGCCGGCTGAACCTGGCGAAAACCCCGCCGACCGTGATCATGCTCGCCGGGCTGCAGGGCGCCGGTAAGACCACGCTCGCCGGCAAGCTGGCGAACCACCTGACCAAGCAGGGCCACACCCCGATGCTGGTGGCCTGCGACCTGCAGCGCCCCGGGGCGGTGCAGCAGCTGCAAATCGTCGGCGAGCGCGCTGGCGTCCCGACGTTCGCGCCGGACCCCGGCACGTCGCTGGATTCGCTAGATCACGAGATGGGCACCTCCCACGGTGACCCCGTCGCCGTGGCCACGGCGGGTATTGAGCACGCCGTTCGCGCCAAGAACGACGTGGTCATCATCGATACCGCCGGTCGCCTCGGCATCGACGAAACCCTGATGACGCAGGCGCGCAACATCCGCGATGCCGTCAACCCCGATGAAGTCCTCTTCGTCATCGACGCGATGATCGGCCAGGACGCCGTCGCCACCGCGCAGGCGTTCGCCGACGGCGTCGACTTCACCGGTGTGGTGCTGACCAAGCTTGACGGCGACGCCCGCGGCGGCGCAGCGCTGTCGATCCGCGAGGTCACGGGCAAACCGATCTTGTTCGCCTCCACGGGTGAGAAGCTCGACGACTTCGACATCTTCCACCCCGACCGCATGTCCAGCCGCATCCTCGGCATGGGCGATGTGCTCTCGCTCATCGAGCAGGCCGAGACCATGTTCGACCAGCAGGAGGCCGAAAAGGCCGCCGCGCGCCTCGGCTCCGGCGAGCTCACTTTGGAGGACTTCCTCGACCAGCTGCTCATGGTCCGCCGCATGGGGCCGATCGGCAACCTGCTGAAGATGATGCCCGGTGGCAAGCAGATGAACGAGATGGCCGACATGGTCGACGAGAAGCAGCTCGACCGCATCCAGGCGATCATCCGCGGCATGACTCCCGCCGAGCGCGAGGACCCGAAGATCCTCAACGCCTCGCGCCGCAAGCGCATCGCCAACGGTTCCGGCGTGTCCGTCTCCGACGTCAACCAGCTCGTGGAGCGCTTCTTCGAGGCGAAGAAGATGATGGGGCAGATGGCCAGCCAGTTCGGCCTGCCCGGCATGCCTGGAATGGGCGGGGGGCGCAGCGCCACGAAGAAGAAGCCGAAGGGACGCAAGGGCAAGAACGGCAAGCGCAAGCCGGTGAAGAACCGTGGCGGCGCGAAGCCGGGAATGCCCGGTGGCATGCCGAGCATGGCGGACCTGCAAAAAATGCAGGAGCAGCTGGGCGGGGGTATGCCCGGTATGCCCGGAGCAGGGAAGATGCCGCCGGGCATGGAGGGCCTCGACCTGAATAACCTCGACTTCTCCCAGGCGATGAAGAATCTGGGGAAGAAAGGGAAGTAGGTCTACGCGCGCTCTGGAAGTCAGCGCGTCAACTCCCGGCCGTCTCCTCCAAGAGGGGGCCGAGGTGGTGCCAGATAAGCGGTGCCAGAGTGAGAGAGTAAGCGTTGGAGATGTGGTTCTGGTCCCGGTAGACGGTGACGTTTCCGATCACGGGCGGGCACAGCCCGTCGGGACAGTACCAGCCGGAGGTGTCCACCATGTGGCGCATGGCGTCCGCATCGGAGTAGTCGGCGGCCGGGTCTTCGGGCGAGTACATCGTCGTGGCGGGCATGCTGCATTCGGCGACCGAGCCGCCGTTGACTACACAGCCGTTGGGGTTCAAGGGGGTCCCGTCGGCATCGAAAATCCACGGGTTGTCTCTGAGCCCGAGAAACGGGATCTCGGCCTCGGCGAAGGCATCCCACACCTCCACGTACTCCGGGGGAACGGAATCCGTGGATGGGCTCGCTTCTCCGGCTGAGCCGGCCGGGCGTGTCGAGGTAGAGACCACCACGGCCGGGTCGAGGGATGCGAGCTCGTTGAATGTGTTGAGCGACCACTTCGCGCACCGGTGGCTGACCAGGTCTCCGGGGGTAAACACCATCGGGCACGTCTGGCGGATGAAAGTGATGACCTTAAACCCGTGTTTCTTGCCCAGCTCGTCGAGTGCCACACCGTATGTTTCGGCGTGGGAGCCGCCGACCAAGGCCACGGTTGTTTCGGCCTCGGGGTCTCCGTAGACGCAATCTGCTTCCGGCGCGGCATCCCCCGGCTCATCCTGGGAAATCACGCAGCCGTCGCGGAAGATGTGGGTGGTGATGCTGGAGGCCAGCATGGGTGCCGGCTGAGCAGGCACATCCGGAACTGAGGCGCCGCGCAGAGCCATTGCCCCCGGATGCTGCTCCGCACTGGAGGGGGAATCGGCGATGGTGACGTGTCGCTCCCACATCGGTGACAGCGACAGGATCGCTGCCGTGCTGGTGGCGATGAGGACACCGCCCGCCGCCCGCGCGGCACCCGCGGGCCGCCGCAGAGAACCCAGCGCTGCCGTGACGGGTGCGTCTTGTTTCGTCGGGCGCTTGCCGTGCATGCGCAAGGGCTCCTCGACCGCCGTGTGCGTTGCCTGGGCAAGGACAATGGAAAGCGCGATAACTCCCAGGCCGACGGACAGGGGTGGAATGGTATGCGAGCCTATGGTGACGGCGATGATCAACAGTGGCCAGTGCCATAGATAGAGGGGATAGGCGACGGAACCGAGCCAGGTAATCGGCCGCGACGAAAGAATCGATGACACGGGATTGGCTGGGTTGCTCAGCACAATCAGTGCAGCCCCGCCAATCGGCATCAGGGTGAGCGGTCCGGGATATGCCAGGGTTGTGGGAATGACAACACCGGTCAACGCTATCAGTGTGAGACCGCTGCCGGCGGTGAGGGCGCTGAACCGCCTCGGAATCTGCACCTGTGCGGCCAGGGCGAGCAATCCTCCCAGCGTCAGCTCCCAGGCGCGGGAAAAGAAGGAGTAATAGTTCGGTTCCGTGCCGAAAAGGCCGAAGCGCGATGCCCAGCTCAACGATGCCACGGTCACCACCACGAGCAACGCGATGGTCCCGCGTCGCACCCAGGTTCGGGATATGCCCGTCCGAGTGACAAGCACTGCAATGACCGTTCCGAGCAGGATGGCGGCGAGATAGAACTGCCCCTGAATGCTGATGGACCACAAGTGCTGCAGCGGCGATGCTTCCGGGCTCACAGCGGCGTAATCAGAGCCCTGGGCGGCGAGCTCGCGGTTCTGGGCGAAGAAGATGGTGGCGGTGAACTGCCGCAGGAGTTCTCCGCTCACCAGTCCCGGAACGAGCGCGAACACGAGGATGACGGTCGCCGCCAGTACCACCACCAGCGAGGGTATGAGACGGCGGGCGGTGCGCCACATGGGCCACCACGGATTTACGCGGGGGTTCTCGCGTAGCGCGTAGCGCACCTGTGACCCGACGAAGAAGTACCCCGAGAGGAAAAGGAACACGTCCACACCGCCGGATACGCGCCCCACGAAAATATGGAACACCACGACGAGGGCGATGGCGATGCCGCGCAAACCTTCGAGGTCGTTGCGGAATTGGGGGGTGCTACTGGCTGCCCTCCCACTGTCCATCGCCGTCCTCCTTCCCGCGCAGGTAAGCAACGGGTAGTCTACTCCGGCCCGTTTTGGACTCTGAAACCGACCGGTTGTAAGGTAATGCAGGTTGCGCAGCGCTCTGCGTGCGCACACCCTGCGTTAGCGCCGGACCCGAGTACGCTCGACCGGCCCGTCACACGCAAGTAAATCCAAAGGGTTGAACCGGCCCGCAGACAAGCTGCGGGTGTCTGAACTGCCCAGTGACCACGAAGGACTTTTCATGGCTGTCAAGATTAAGCTGCAGCGTCTCGGCAAGATCCGCAACGCCCAGTACCGCGTCGTCATCGCCGACGCACGTGCCCGCCGCGACGGCAAGGTGATCGAGAACATCGGCATCTACCACCCGAAGGAGGAGCCGTCGCTGATCCGCATCAATTCCGAGCGTGCACAGTACTGGCTCGGCGTCGGCGCCCAGCCGACCGAGCCGGTTCTCGCGCTGCTCAAGGTGACCGGCGATTGGCAGAAGCACAAGGGCCTCGACGGCGCCGAGGGCACCCTGAAGGTTGCTCCGGAGAAGCCGTCCAAGCTCGAGCTGTTCAACCAGGCTCTCGAGGAGGCCAACAACGGCCCGACCGCCGAGGCCATCACCGAGAAGCGCAAGAAGGCCAAGGATGAGGCAGAGGCTAAGGCTGCCGCCGAGGCTGAGGCTGCTGCGAAGGCTGAGGCAGAGGCTGCCGCAGAGTCCGCAGCAGAGTCTTCCGAGGAAGCTCCGGCTGAGGAAGATGCCGCTGAGGAGAACTAGTATCCGTCACTAGGTGACTGCAATGCACATTGTGCGTTGCAGTCTTCCTTTGTTTTCGGGGTGTGGGTGGGGCGTCGATAAGCAAAAAGGCCCTGCTAGAATACGCGCTCATGGAGCTGCTCATCGGCAAGGTCGTTAAATCCCACGGCATCAAGGGAGAGGTCGCCGTCGAGGTGCTTACCGATGACCCCGGCGAGCGCTTCGTCGTCGGGGAGGTGCTGACTGGCCGGCAGCCGGGCAAGGAGCGCGAGCTGACCATCAAGACGCTGCGACCGCACCAAAACCGCCTGCTGATGAGCTTTGAAGAGGTGCCCGACCGCACGCAGGCGGACTCGCTGCGCGGGATGCAGTTCTTCGCCCCGCCGCTCGAGCGCGAGGAGGACTCGGAGGAGTTCTACGACCACGAGCTCATCGGGCTCAAGGTGATCCACGAGGGCCGCGAAGTCGGTGAGGTCACCGGCGTGATGGACACGCCGAACCGGAAGATCCTGGAGATCGACTACGACGGCCGCGAGGTGTTAGTCCCGTTCGTGATCGACTTCGTTCCGGAGATTGATCTGGGCGAGCAGACGCTGACGATCACCCCGCCGGAGGGCCTGCTGGATGTCTAAGCTGCGCCTGGACATCATCACCATCTTCCCCGAGTACCTCGAGCCGCTGCGCCACGCTCTGCTGGGCAGGGCGATTGAGCAGGGGATCCTCACCGTCGCCATCCACAACCTGCGCGATTGGGCGACGGGCCGGCACAAGTCCGTCGACGCGCCGCCGTTGGGTGGTGGGCCCGGGATGGTGATGAAGCCCGAGGTGTGGGGGCCCGCCCTCGA
Above is a window of Corynebacterium sanguinis DNA encoding:
- a CDS encoding P-II family nitrogen regulator, with protein sequence MKLITAVVKPFTVIYIMEALEEIGVCGITVTDAQGRGRQGGNVEYYRGAKYSSPFVAKAKVEVLVTDEQVDVAVDTLVKSAYTGEVGDGKVWVTSIDNVVRVRTGEKDDQAI
- the ffh gene encoding signal recognition particle protein, producing the protein MFESLSDRLQTALGGLRGKGKLTEADINNTAREIRLALLEADVSLTVVRAFIKRVKERSLGADVSEALNPAQQVIKIVDEELTNILGGETRRLNLAKTPPTVIMLAGLQGAGKTTLAGKLANHLTKQGHTPMLVACDLQRPGAVQQLQIVGERAGVPTFAPDPGTSLDSLDHEMGTSHGDPVAVATAGIEHAVRAKNDVVIIDTAGRLGIDETLMTQARNIRDAVNPDEVLFVIDAMIGQDAVATAQAFADGVDFTGVVLTKLDGDARGGAALSIREVTGKPILFASTGEKLDDFDIFHPDRMSSRILGMGDVLSLIEQAETMFDQQEAEKAAARLGSGELTLEDFLDQLLMVRRMGPIGNLLKMMPGGKQMNEMADMVDEKQLDRIQAIIRGMTPAEREDPKILNASRRKRIANGSGVSVSDVNQLVERFFEAKKMMGQMASQFGLPGMPGMGGGRSATKKKPKGRKGKNGKRKPVKNRGGAKPGMPGGMPSMADLQKMQEQLGGGMPGMPGAGKMPPGMEGLDLNNLDFSQAMKNLGKKGK
- a CDS encoding acyltransferase family protein, which produces MDSGRAASSTPQFRNDLEGLRGIAIALVVVFHIFVGRVSGGVDVFLFLSGYFFVGSQVRYALRENPRVNPWWPMWRTARRLIPSLVVVLAATVILVFALVPGLVSGELLRQFTATIFFAQNRELAAQGSDYAAVSPEASPLQHLWSISIQGQFYLAAILLGTVIAVLVTRTGISRTWVRRGTIALLVVVTVASLSWASRFGLFGTEPNYYSFFSRAWELTLGGLLALAAQVQIPRRFSALTAGSGLTLIALTGVVIPTTLAYPGPLTLMPIGGAALIVLSNPANPVSSILSSRPITWLGSVAYPLYLWHWPLLIIAVTIGSHTIPPLSVGLGVIALSIVLAQATHTAVEEPLRMHGKRPTKQDAPVTAALGSLRRPAGAARAAGGVLIATSTAAILSLSPMWERHVTIADSPSSAEQHPGAMALRGASVPDVPAQPAPMLASSITTHIFRDGCVISQDEPGDAAPEADCVYGDPEAETTVALVGGSHAETYGVALDELGKKHGFKVITFIRQTCPMVFTPGDLVSHRCAKWSLNTFNELASLDPAVVVSTSTRPAGSAGEASPSTDSVPPEYVEVWDAFAEAEIPFLGLRDNPWIFDADGTPLNPNGCVVNGGSVAECSMPATTMYSPEDPAADYSDADAMRHMVDTSGWYCPDGLCPPVIGNVTVYRDQNHISNAYSLTLAPLIWHHLGPLLEETAGS
- the rpsP gene encoding 30S ribosomal protein S16; translated protein: MAVKIKLQRLGKIRNAQYRVVIADARARRDGKVIENIGIYHPKEEPSLIRINSERAQYWLGVGAQPTEPVLALLKVTGDWQKHKGLDGAEGTLKVAPEKPSKLELFNQALEEANNGPTAEAITEKRKKAKDEAEAKAAAEAEAAAKAEAEAAAESAAESSEEAPAEEDAAEEN
- the rimM gene encoding ribosome maturation factor RimM (Essential for efficient processing of 16S rRNA); the encoded protein is MELLIGKVVKSHGIKGEVAVEVLTDDPGERFVVGEVLTGRQPGKERELTIKTLRPHQNRLLMSFEEVPDRTQADSLRGMQFFAPPLEREEDSEEFYDHELIGLKVIHEGREVGEVTGVMDTPNRKILEIDYDGREVLVPFVIDFVPEIDLGEQTLTITPPEGLLDV